A stretch of DNA from Mycobacterium senriense:
GTCACGCAGGGTGTCGGTGATCTGCGAGGTGACCGCCGTGGTCTTCGCGCTGTCGTCGGCGGCGTGGGCCAGATCCAGTGACACCTCGTACTGGCGTTGCGTGGTCTCGATCTGGGTCTGCAGGTCGTCCGCCATCCTCAGAATGTCGGCGATGCGCTCCTTGAGGAAGGCCATGTTCTGCATCGTCGTCTGGCTTTGCACGCTGTTCTGGAACGGAATCGAGCTGTGCTGAATTGGAATGCCCAGTGGCCGCGTGATGTCCTGGACCATGGCGATGCCGAGCGTGCGCATCTCATTCTTGGCCACCCGGTCCAGCACCAACATGTCCGCCGGGTTGCGCATGTCATGGTCGGACTCGACCATCAGCAGGTCGGGGTTCATCCGTGCTTCGGAGAAATGCCGATTCGCGGCTTCTTGCCCCTGATTGGACGGGGCTGACAGCGGCAGGTAATGGCGGTCGTTGTAGCTCGTCTTGAAGCTGGGCAGGGCGATCATGCCGACCATCACGATCGCGGCACTGACGGCCAAAATCGGTGCGGGCCAACGCACGACGGCGGTTCCCACCCGGCGCCACAGCCGCCCCCGCTTGGCCCGCTTTTCGAACATGTGGAAGCGGCTGCCGATGAATACGACCGCGGGGCCCAGGGTGAGTCCGGCAGCCACCACGACCAGCATGCCGATCGCCACCGGTGCACCCATGGTGTTGAACCAGGGCAGTCGAGCAAAACTCAGGCAGTAGGTGGCGCCGGCGATCGTCAGGCCGGAGCCCAGGACCACCGGGGCGACTCCCTTGAATGTGGTGTAGTAGGCGGTTTCTCGATCCTCGCCGGCGGCCAACGCTTCTTGATAGCGGCCGACGAGGAAGATGCCGTAGTCGGTTCCGGCGGCAATCGCCAGCATGGTGAGGATGTTGGCGGCAAAGGTGGTGAGGCCAAATGCGTTGTTGTAGGCCAGAACCGCGACGACGCCGCGCGCGCACGCCAGCGCCACTAAGGTCATGAAGAGCTGGATCAGGGTGGTGGAGATGGACCGGTAGACCAGTAGCAACATGATCGCGATGGCACCCAGGGTGAACAGCGTGATCGTGGCCAGGCTGGCGTTGCCGATGATGTGCATGTCGTCGGAGAGCGCCGCGGGCCCGGTGACGTAGGTTTTGACGCCGGGCGGCGGCTTGTTCTCGTCGATCACCTTGTGGACGGCGTCCACGGAGTTGTTCGCCTGCGTGGTGCCCTGATTGCCGGCGAGGTTCACCTGTACGTACGCACTCTTGGCGTCGGCGCTCTGCGCGCCCGCGGCGGTGAGCCGGTCACCCCAGAAGTCCTGGATGTGCTGGATGTGCTTGGGATCCTGGCGCAGTTCTCGGATCAGCTTGTCGTAGTACTGGTGCGCGTCCTGGCCTAAGGGGTGCTGACCCTCCAGGACGATCATGACGGTGCTGTTGGAATCGAATTCGTGGAAGTTGTGGCCCAGGCGCATCATCGCCTTCATCGACGGCGCGTCCAGCGGTGTCATCGGCGCCGAGTGCTGCTCGCCGACCACCTCCAGTCTGGGAACGATGACGTTCACCAGGACGGTGATGGCGACCCAGCCCAGAATGACCGGTATCGCGAAGATGCGGATCGCATGCGGAAGGTAGGGCCGGTGGCCGCGCTCGGCCTTAGGCAACCCCCGGGTTGTGATCGGGCCGGTGTCGGCCGCGCTCAGGTCGCGCTCGGTCTTGTTCACGTCGCTCATGCGGACTTCACCAGGCAGAAGGTCTGGGCATTATGGCCGTCGGAGTTTTGTTGTTCGCGGACGACGCCGTCCACGGTGATCTTGCAGGCGATCGTGCTGCCATCGCTCTGCGCCATGATGTTGGCGCTCACCGAGGGCAACGTGGTCGAGATCGTGGCCGACCAGGGCAGCGGGGCGTTGTTGACCTGGTGCGTGTTGGCGTTCTCATCCCAGTAGTTGATGTTTGCCGTGGTGCCCGGCGAGCCCGAGATTTCATAGACGACGACTTTCGGGTTGAACTGCACGATTTCGATACCCTTGCCGGCGTTCGCGTTGAGATCCTCCGAGCCGAAAATCCTGTGCAGCCGCGACACGATCAGTGCCGACAGCGCCAATACGACCACCAGCAGCAGCGGGATCCATCCTTGTTTCAACACGCGGATCAACAGGCCGGGGCGGGGACCTGAGTTTAGACTAGCCACCACCTGACCGCCTTCCGCAAAGCTCACCAACCGTCGCCGACGACACCAATGTCAACGGAACATTTGCTCAGTTAGGGATACTAACCTTAGTGCACGCAAGCGTTCCTCCCGGGGCCCGACAAGTTGTGGCGAACGGCATAGCCGCTAGTCAGCGAGGCGACCGGTGACCGGCGGCAGATCCGCCAGTGTCACGATCCCGGGTGCGGCGGCCACCACCGCCGGGACGGCGTTGGTAACCGGCATCGCGGTGTAAATCATTCCCAGTCCCATGAACCCGGGCTCCGTCCAATCCTTGGGCGGCAGGCAGTGCAACACGGTGCGCATGTTGGGCAGCCCGAACACCTGGATGACGTGGCCATGCTCGAGTGGTTTGGGTGGGACGACGTGACTGCCCATGGTCCAGTTGAACCCGACGCTGACGACGTTGCGATCGCCGACCCAGCCGCGGTGGTACCCGTAGACGCTGCCGACCGTTCCGGCGGGAATCTTCATGAAGCCCAGATCGGAATCGCCCGTGGCCGCGGTGAACGTGACATCGAAGGTGATCTTGTCCAGCTTCGCCCCGATCGCGTCGGCCATCATCGCGGCCGATTCGGCGAAGACCTCGCTTTCCCTCCGGACGTTTTCGGCCAGGCCCGGGGTATCGGGATCTTGCGAAAACCCCATGGCCGTCTGGGTTTCCGCCGACTCGTAGGTCGAGCAGTCGACGGATTCGGTGATCCGGATCTCGTCGACGCGCTC
This window harbors:
- a CDS encoding RND family transporter, with amino-acid sequence MSDVNKTERDLSAADTGPITTRGLPKAERGHRPYLPHAIRIFAIPVILGWVAITVLVNVIVPRLEVVGEQHSAPMTPLDAPSMKAMMRLGHNFHEFDSNSTVMIVLEGQHPLGQDAHQYYDKLIRELRQDPKHIQHIQDFWGDRLTAAGAQSADAKSAYVQVNLAGNQGTTQANNSVDAVHKVIDENKPPPGVKTYVTGPAALSDDMHIIGNASLATITLFTLGAIAIMLLLVYRSISTTLIQLFMTLVALACARGVVAVLAYNNAFGLTTFAANILTMLAIAAGTDYGIFLVGRYQEALAAGEDRETAYYTTFKGVAPVVLGSGLTIAGATYCLSFARLPWFNTMGAPVAIGMLVVVAAGLTLGPAVVFIGSRFHMFEKRAKRGRLWRRVGTAVVRWPAPILAVSAAIVMVGMIALPSFKTSYNDRHYLPLSAPSNQGQEAANRHFSEARMNPDLLMVESDHDMRNPADMLVLDRVAKNEMRTLGIAMVQDITRPLGIPIQHSSIPFQNSVQSQTTMQNMAFLKERIADILRMADDLQTQIETTQRQYEVSLDLAHAADDSAKTTAVTSQITDTLRDHIADFDDTFRPIRSYMYWEKHCYDIPVCIGLRSLFDTFDGFDQLAEQFHYLTADIQHTANATHDLNALFPPLITTLKTTRGITLTLYQTFKAMINQMEAMSNTSIVMGQSFDNSKNDDFFYLPPEAFDNPDFQTGLRMFLSPDGKSARFFITHQGDPMSPEGIARVDAERTAAQEALKQSSLSDARVYLGGTAATFKDMADGEKYDLMIAVVSALTLIFMIMLLLTRSVVAALVIVGTAASSIAASFGLSVLIWQDLFGIRIHWIVLALSVIILLAVGSDYNLLLVSRFREEIHRGLKTGIIRSMAGTGGVVTAAGLVFAFTMASMLGSDLRVLGQFGSTVCIGLLLDTLIVRTLLMPSIATLLGRWFWWPQVVHPRGDNARRPVSAS
- a CDS encoding MmpS family transport accessory protein, which codes for MIRVLKQGWIPLLLVVVLALSALIVSRLHRIFGSEDLNANAGKGIEIVQFNPKVVVYEISGSPGTTANINYWDENANTHQVNNAPLPWSATISTTLPSVSANIMAQSDGSTIACKITVDGVVREQQNSDGHNAQTFCLVKSA
- a CDS encoding NAD(P)H-dependent amine dehydrogenase family protein, with translation METTSPDRPLRVIQWTTGNIGRRSLHAIIGRPDLELAGVYAHGADKVGVDAADLAGWPEPTGVRATNDIDALLALGADACCYNPLWPNIDELVRLLESGVNVCTSAAWITGGKQTPQDRKRIEDACQKGNSTIFGSGAHPGMTNMVGMVLSASCERVDEIRITESVDCSTYESAETQTAMGFSQDPDTPGLAENVRRESEVFAESAAMMADAIGAKLDKITFDVTFTAATGDSDLGFMKIPAGTVGSVYGYHRGWVGDRNVVSVGFNWTMGSHVVPPKPLEHGHVIQVFGLPNMRTVLHCLPPKDWTEPGFMGLGMIYTAMPVTNAVPAVVAAAPGIVTLADLPPVTGRLAD